One Bacteroidota bacterium DNA window includes the following coding sequences:
- a CDS encoding citrate synthase yields MSEKAILKVKDQEIELPIVEGSENEVAVDISKLRGQSGVITIDPGYKNTGATTSGITFLNGEAGILRYRGYSIYELAEKASFLEVAYLLIGGELPTKRQIDKLEKDIKDNAVVHDRMRKIMEEFPSTAHPMGVLSSLVSALTAFHPTSLNPYNDDKENYLNMVKLLAKLPTLAAWTFRKNIGRPINYPKPDLDYSSNFLYMMNKKPNEDYTPDPVVAKALNQLLILHADHEQNCSTSTVRIVGSSNASMYASVSAGINALWGPLHGGANQAVIEMLEAIKADGGDADKYIAKAKDKNDPFRLMGFGHRVYKNFDPRAQIIKKSADEVLAKLGVNDPVLEIAKKLEETALNDQYFIDRKLFPNVDFYSGIIYRALGIPTDMFTVMFALGRLPGWIAQWKEMRKNNEPIGRPRQIYTGETEREFVGMDNRTEELV; encoded by the coding sequence ATGTCAGAAAAGGCAATATTAAAGGTAAAAGATCAAGAAATTGAATTACCTATTGTAGAAGGTTCAGAGAACGAAGTAGCAGTTGATATTTCAAAACTAAGAGGTCAGTCAGGAGTAATTACTATTGATCCCGGATATAAAAACACAGGAGCTACTACCAGTGGAATCACATTCCTTAATGGTGAGGCAGGTATATTAAGATATAGAGGGTACAGTATTTATGAATTAGCCGAGAAAGCTTCATTTTTAGAAGTAGCATACTTGTTAATTGGAGGTGAGCTACCAACTAAAAGACAGATTGATAAACTGGAAAAAGACATCAAAGACAATGCTGTTGTACACGACAGGATGAGAAAGATTATGGAGGAATTCCCTTCTACAGCTCACCCTATGGGAGTTTTATCTTCTTTGGTTTCTGCACTTACGGCATTCCACCCTACTTCTCTTAATCCGTATAACGACGACAAAGAAAACTACCTGAACATGGTGAAATTATTGGCTAAACTGCCAACACTTGCAGCATGGACATTTAGAAAAAACATAGGTCGTCCGATAAATTACCCTAAGCCTGACCTGGATTATTCATCAAACTTCTTATATATGATGAATAAGAAGCCTAACGAAGATTACACACCGGATCCGGTTGTGGCAAAAGCACTTAACCAGTTATTGATTCTACATGCCGACCACGAACAAAACTGTTCTACATCAACAGTTCGTATAGTTGGTTCTTCTAATGCAAGTATGTATGCATCAGTATCTGCAGGTATTAACGCACTTTGGGGACCATTACACGGTGGAGCCAATCAGGCAGTAATCGAAATGCTTGAAGCAATCAAAGCCGATGGTGGAGATGCTGATAAGTATATTGCTAAAGCGAAAGATAAAAACGATCCTTTCCGTTTGATGGGATTCGGACACAGAGTTTACAAAAACTTCGATCCAAGAGCTCAGATCATCAAAAAATCTGCCGACGAAGTATTGGCTAAACTTGGAGTAAATGATCCTGTTTTGGAAATTGCCAAAAAACTTGAGGAAACAGCACTTAATGATCAGTATTTTATCGATCGTAAATTATTCCCTAACGTAGATTTCTACTCAGGAATTATTTATCGTGCACTTGGTATTCCAACTGATATGTTTACGGTAATGTTTGCGCTTGGTCGTCTTCCGGGATGGATTGCACAATGGAAAGAAATGAGAAAGAACAATGAACCAATCGGTCGTCCTCGTCAAATCTATACTGGAGAAACTGAGAGAGAATTTGTTGGTATGGACAATAGAACAGAAGAATTAGTTTAG
- a CDS encoding DUF368 domain-containing protein has product MQRSLLQYLVVTLKGIAMGMADVVPGVSGGTIAFISGIYEEFINSLNSIDGTALKLLFKFRIKEFWKHINGGFLFSLAIGIAISIVSLSKVIIYLLDNRPVLLWAFFFGLIVASVLFIGKQIKSWNPRVITAIIIGVIVSYYVTIAEPAASPDSSMYVFFSGFIAIIAMILPGISGAFILLLMGSYPTIIGAINSLREGIVSADSEMIVNSGTMLAIFAVGAVLGLLVFSRVLAWMFKNHHNSTLAVLTGFMIGSLNKVWPWKETISTRINSHGEEVPFLQRSISPLAFDGDPQIITVVILALVGFSLIYFLEKFSKID; this is encoded by the coding sequence ATGCAGAGAAGTTTATTACAATACCTGGTAGTTACATTAAAGGGAATAGCAATGGGTATGGCTGATGTTGTTCCGGGAGTTTCCGGAGGAACAATAGCTTTTATTTCGGGAATTTATGAGGAGTTTATTAATTCTTTAAATTCTATTGACGGGACGGCCTTAAAATTGTTGTTTAAATTTAGAATAAAAGAATTTTGGAAGCATATAAACGGAGGCTTCCTGTTTTCTTTGGCAATTGGTATAGCTATAAGTATTGTTTCTCTTTCGAAGGTTATTATATATCTGTTGGATAACCGTCCGGTGCTGTTATGGGCTTTTTTCTTTGGTTTAATTGTAGCTTCAGTGTTATTTATTGGTAAGCAGATTAAGAGTTGGAATCCCAGAGTTATAACTGCAATAATTATAGGGGTGATAGTTTCTTATTACGTAACAATAGCTGAGCCGGCTGCCAGTCCCGATAGTAGTATGTATGTGTTCTTTTCAGGCTTTATAGCTATAATAGCTATGATACTACCCGGGATTTCAGGTGCTTTTATTTTATTGTTGATGGGATCTTATCCTACAATTATTGGTGCAATAAACAGTTTGAGAGAAGGTATTGTATCTGCTGATTCGGAGATGATAGTTAATTCCGGCACTATGCTTGCAATTTTTGCTGTAGGTGCTGTTTTGGGGCTTCTCGTTTTTTCGAGGGTTTTGGCATGGATGTTTAAGAATCACCATAATTCAACCTTAGCTGTTTTGACAGGGTTTATGATTGGATCCTTAAATAAAGTCTGGCCGTGGAAGGAAACAATTTCAACACGAATTAATTCTCATGGAGAAGAAGTTCCGTTTTTACAGAGAAGTATTTCGCCATTGGCTTTTGATGGTGATCCTCAAATAATAACAGTTGTGATTTTGGCTTTAGTAGGTTTTTCGTTGATATATTTTCTGGAA